Proteins encoded by one window of Thermococcus sp. Bubb.Bath:
- the thsB gene encoding thermosome subunit beta yields MAQLSGQPVVILPEGTQRYVGKDAQRLNILAARIIAETVRTTLGPKGMDKMLVDSLGDVTVTNDGATILDKIDLQHPAAKMMVEVAKTQDKEAGDGTTTAVVIAGELLRKAEELLDQNIHPSIVIKGYALAAEKAQEILDQMAKKVDPEDEETLVKIAATSITGKNAESHKDLFAKLAVEAVKQVAEKTEEGYSVDIDNIKIEKKAGESAEESELIRGVVIDKERVHPRMPARIENAKIALINEALEVKKTETDAKINITSPDQLMSFLDQEEKMLKEMVDKIKEVGANVVFVQKGIDDLAQHYLAKYGIMAVRRVKKSDMEKLSKATGAKIVTNVKDLTPEDLGEAELVEERK; encoded by the coding sequence ATGGCTCAGTTAAGCGGACAGCCTGTTGTTATTCTACCCGAAGGAACCCAGAGGTACGTCGGAAAAGACGCCCAGAGACTCAACATTCTGGCCGCAAGAATCATAGCAGAAACCGTCAGAACCACCCTTGGACCAAAGGGAATGGACAAAATGCTCGTCGACAGCCTCGGAGACGTTACCGTCACCAACGACGGTGCCACAATTCTCGACAAGATAGACCTCCAGCACCCGGCTGCCAAGATGATGGTTGAGGTTGCTAAGACTCAGGACAAGGAGGCCGGTGACGGTACTACTACTGCGGTTGTTATTGCTGGAGAACTCCTCAGGAAGGCGGAGGAGTTACTCGACCAGAACATTCACCCGAGCATCGTCATCAAGGGGTACGCTCTCGCCGCCGAGAAAGCCCAGGAAATACTCGACCAGATGGCCAAGAAGGTTGACCCTGAGGATGAGGAGACCCTCGTAAAGATAGCCGCTACCTCAATCACCGGAAAGAATGCCGAGAGCCACAAAGATCTCTTTGCCAAGCTCGCCGTTGAGGCCGTCAAGCAGGTCGCTGAGAAGACCGAGGAGGGCTACTCCGTTGACATCGACAACATCAAGATTGAGAAGAAGGCTGGCGAGAGCGCTGAGGAGAGCGAGCTCATCCGCGGCGTCGTCATCGACAAGGAGCGCGTCCACCCAAGGATGCCAGCCAGGATTGAGAACGCTAAGATCGCCCTCATTAACGAGGCCCTCGAGGTTAAGAAGACCGAGACCGACGCGAAGATAAACATCACCAGCCCCGACCAGCTCATGAGCTTCCTTGACCAGGAGGAGAAAATGCTCAAGGAGATGGTTGACAAGATCAAGGAGGTTGGAGCGAACGTCGTCTTTGTGCAAAAGGGCATCGACGATTTAGCACAGCACTACCTGGCCAAGTACGGCATAATGGCAGTCAGGCGCGTCAAGAAGAGCGATATGGAGAAGCTCTCCAAGGCCACTGGCGCCAAGATCGTCACCAACGTTAAGGACCTTACTCCAGAAGACCTCGGTGAGGCCGAGCTCGTCGAGGAGAGGAAGG
- a CDS encoding Kae1-associated kinase Bud32: MRLIKQGAEAKIYRGSFKEVFGVKLLDEDVVVKHRVPKRYRIKEIDERLRKERTVREARILHRAKEAGVFCPHMYEVDLRDMKIVMEFVEGERLKEYLERVPMEERLEVCREVGRRIGLLHEAGIVHGDLTTSNMILRDGEVYLIDFGLADFDGTLEAQGVDLHLLRRAMESTHYTWFDRGFAAVIEGYREVRGEEKAAQIVDKIREIEERGRYRERGWVS, from the coding sequence GTGAGGCTGATAAAGCAGGGCGCGGAGGCCAAAATTTACCGAGGGAGCTTTAAAGAAGTCTTTGGGGTGAAACTCCTCGATGAAGATGTCGTGGTGAAGCACAGGGTTCCAAAGCGCTACCGCATAAAGGAGATTGATGAGAGGCTGAGGAAGGAGAGAACGGTGCGTGAGGCCAGGATACTCCACAGGGCAAAGGAAGCTGGGGTGTTCTGCCCCCACATGTACGAGGTCGACCTTAGGGACATGAAAATTGTAATGGAGTTCGTGGAGGGAGAGCGGCTGAAGGAGTACCTTGAGCGGGTTCCAATGGAGGAGAGACTGGAAGTCTGCAGGGAAGTTGGGAGGCGGATTGGGCTGCTCCATGAGGCGGGGATAGTACATGGCGACCTGACAACTTCCAACATGATCCTCCGGGATGGAGAGGTTTACCTCATAGATTTCGGTCTGGCCGATTTTGATGGAACGCTGGAGGCCCAGGGCGTTGATCTTCACCTCCTCAGGAGGGCCATGGAGAGCACTCACTACACTTGGTTTGATAGGGGGTTTGCGGCGGTCATTGAAGGCTACCGTGAGGTCAGAGGAGAGGAAAAAGCCGCCCAGATCGTTGATAAGATTCGGGAAATAGAAGAGAGGGGAAGGTACCGGGAGCGCGGCTGGGTCTCCTGA
- a CDS encoding DUF63 family protein produces the protein MLESLWQFLNQYFIQPMYTRSGYNAINTFLYAFLFGLGVVYSYKYIIKPLKIKVDERLFWAVTPMVVFGATVRALVDGGVLPENPWILTPGIFFTAFFLIVPALVIDAKFGLYPKVTVGWGTVLALWANYLLVVNAKNWEPYGLTMLHTLVSWAIALAWYRYRPFDKLYLYAVLAHLYDMGSTVVGIHFYHYHEVHWIEHHLVDWFGAYVYYPWITVILVVVYYGLKYLVPDEEERKFWYLAIYILGLGPAIRDPAQMVLQI, from the coding sequence ATGCTGGAATCGCTGTGGCAGTTCCTCAACCAGTACTTCATTCAGCCGATGTACACTAGGAGTGGCTACAACGCTATTAACACGTTCCTCTACGCGTTCCTGTTTGGCCTGGGGGTTGTGTACTCGTACAAGTACATAATCAAACCACTAAAAATAAAAGTCGACGAGAGGCTCTTCTGGGCGGTTACGCCGATGGTAGTCTTTGGGGCCACTGTGAGGGCCCTCGTCGACGGGGGGGTACTGCCCGAGAATCCCTGGATACTCACGCCGGGCATATTCTTCACGGCGTTCTTCCTCATAGTCCCTGCCCTTGTCATAGATGCAAAATTCGGGCTGTATCCCAAGGTGACTGTGGGATGGGGGACGGTGCTGGCCCTCTGGGCTAACTACCTGCTCGTCGTGAACGCCAAGAACTGGGAGCCCTACGGCCTCACAATGCTCCACACCCTCGTGAGCTGGGCCATCGCCCTCGCTTGGTACAGGTACAGGCCCTTTGACAAACTCTACCTCTACGCCGTGCTGGCCCATCTCTACGACATGGGCTCAACGGTCGTAGGAATCCACTTCTACCACTACCATGAGGTTCACTGGATAGAGCACCACCTCGTCGACTGGTTCGGGGCTTACGTATACTACCCCTGGATAACCGTCATCCTCGTGGTGGTCTACTACGGCCTCAAATACCTCGTGCCCGATGAGGAGGAGAGAAAGTTCTGGTACCTGGCCATCTACATACTCGGCCTCGGACCCGCAATCAGGGATCCAGCCCAGATGGTGCTTCAAATCTGA
- a CDS encoding DUF996 domain-containing protein, giving the protein MDTYDAATSNQVDVSSERSLGLIGAILALLALIPKVGQLLGLIGFVLVLISLHGIGEKTGNKRPFSYYLRAFIIDFVGFIIVILLLIGAFAMGVHSFSGSSGGQMISSPLGGSNPVQIISYEQHEELTGAGIGLVIAAVILIVLVIILGAYYEKRAWEEMARLTKVKEFNDAAKFIWWGALTFIILVGIILLLIGAIYRILAFSNMPQRLNLGVATQQPPEQFDVEEFESW; this is encoded by the coding sequence ATGGACACGTACGATGCCGCTACCTCTAACCAGGTTGATGTGAGCAGCGAGAGGTCCCTCGGCCTCATCGGAGCCATCCTGGCTCTACTGGCCTTAATACCAAAGGTTGGGCAGTTATTGGGTCTCATCGGCTTCGTCCTTGTTCTCATATCCCTCCATGGCATAGGGGAGAAGACTGGAAACAAGCGGCCCTTTAGTTACTATCTGAGAGCCTTCATAATAGATTTTGTGGGCTTCATAATCGTTATCTTACTTTTGATAGGGGCGTTTGCAATGGGGGTTCATTCCTTCTCTGGTTCATCCGGTGGTCAGATGATCTCCTCCCCTTTGGGCGGCTCAAACCCAGTCCAGATAATTTCGTATGAGCAGCATGAGGAACTAACTGGTGCAGGAATCGGGCTGGTCATTGCGGCAGTTATTCTCATTGTTCTGGTGATAATCCTCGGGGCCTACTATGAAAAGCGGGCATGGGAAGAGATGGCCCGGCTGACGAAGGTCAAGGAGTTCAACGATGCCGCCAAGTTCATCTGGTGGGGTGCGCTGACCTTCATAATCCTTGTTGGCATTATACTGCTCCTCATCGGCGCGATTTACAGAATACTAGCGTTCTCCAACATGCCTCAGCGTCTCAATCTAGGAGTCGCTACCCAGCAACCTCCGGAGCAGTTTGACGTGGAGGAATTCGAGAGCTGGTGA
- the hjc gene encoding Holliday junction resolvase Hjc: MRYRRGASAERELIRSLEKRGFAVVRSAGSKKVDLVAGNGEMYLCIEVKSTTGDRIYFSDEDMDKLLSFSSSFGGRPVIAVKFINRSWRFFAPEELIKSGKNGKNYRISLDTPGMTLDGVLGRQKSLVEVFNVEES, encoded by the coding sequence ATGAGGTACAGAAGGGGAGCCTCCGCTGAGCGGGAGCTGATACGGTCCCTTGAGAAGAGGGGTTTTGCGGTGGTTCGCTCCGCTGGCAGTAAGAAAGTTGACCTCGTGGCTGGAAACGGGGAGATGTACCTCTGCATAGAGGTCAAGAGCACGACTGGAGACAGGATATACTTCAGCGACGAGGATATGGATAAACTCCTTTCGTTCTCCTCCAGCTTTGGTGGGAGGCCGGTTATAGCGGTCAAGTTCATTAACAGGAGCTGGAGGTTTTTTGCACCCGAGGAGCTGATTAAATCTGGAAAAAACGGGAAGAACTACCGAATATCCCTGGACACCCCAGGTATGACGCTCGATGGGGTGTTGGGAAGGCAGAAGAGTCTCGTGGAGGTGTTCAACGTTGAAGAAAGCTGA
- a CDS encoding carboxypeptidase-like regulatory domain-containing protein — MKKAEISGFVKVLFLAAILTMPALPTTGSASADQPGLPFILQPLQDNIEVLPGSALTIPVRVTNLLNESLENMSVVLKWAAGGGLYVVNKTTPIGPHESRVFDLTLRVPMVPSGTYNLTVLGLWGNFTVEKNMTVTVKPYVEYTMDAEVGYSYIYGHDVLMNFSIVSYSNDVLTGPIWVKVYRNNTLVDQHAEIYPLQPGGTWKYSIKLEKPKTGIYTVLFSANLSGIYREVKKTFVVYRRRFNYTVWYSDGALRVRVLLSNGSPAAGVPVSFDGIKLETNGEGLAVYPTTEPRTYNVTLNLDGIIKKIPVTVGQLRLNTTVSGGNLVIRVVDSSGNPVPNVTLSITASRGEYTAITGEDGTAKLSVDALGYGPVSISATAVGYVGATATLAITSMWSPITTTGSTYKTTTSSSSTTTPLTSSTLPTTTTPIPPSTPKGSSLPAEALVLGVSAAILVGGIYLSFFRPHIIEEELGRYYFVKLKAPRLVPLKDFHWEGQMNAVEVRATEGDARIEGNTVIWEIEEMKPGEEAVLQVVLG; from the coding sequence TTGAAGAAAGCTGAAATCTCCGGGTTTGTTAAGGTCCTTTTCCTTGCTGCCATTCTCACAATGCCTGCACTTCCGACAACTGGGAGTGCTTCCGCTGATCAGCCAGGGCTTCCATTTATTCTGCAACCCCTCCAGGACAACATCGAGGTGCTCCCCGGGAGCGCCCTGACGATTCCGGTAAGGGTGACCAACCTTCTGAACGAGAGCCTTGAGAACATGAGCGTTGTCCTGAAATGGGCCGCCGGTGGAGGTCTCTACGTCGTGAACAAGACGACCCCCATTGGCCCCCATGAGAGCAGAGTCTTTGATCTAACGCTCAGAGTCCCCATGGTCCCATCCGGAACTTACAACCTGACGGTTCTCGGTCTCTGGGGCAACTTCACGGTGGAAAAGAACATGACGGTCACGGTTAAACCCTACGTTGAGTATACTATGGACGCAGAGGTCGGATACAGCTACATCTACGGCCACGACGTCCTCATGAACTTCTCAATCGTCAGCTACTCCAACGACGTTCTAACTGGCCCGATATGGGTGAAGGTCTACAGAAACAACACGCTCGTTGACCAGCACGCTGAGATATATCCTCTGCAGCCTGGAGGCACATGGAAGTACTCAATTAAGCTGGAGAAACCGAAAACCGGGATATACACGGTTCTATTCTCCGCCAACCTTTCGGGCATCTACCGCGAGGTCAAGAAGACGTTTGTAGTCTACAGAAGACGCTTCAACTACACCGTATGGTACTCAGATGGGGCCCTTCGCGTGCGGGTTCTCCTCTCAAACGGCTCCCCGGCGGCAGGAGTTCCCGTGAGCTTCGATGGGATAAAGCTTGAGACGAATGGGGAGGGGCTGGCAGTCTACCCAACAACTGAGCCCAGAACATACAACGTTACCCTTAACCTAGACGGGATCATCAAAAAAATCCCCGTGACCGTGGGGCAGCTCCGGCTGAACACCACCGTCTCCGGAGGGAACCTCGTCATCCGGGTGGTGGATTCTTCCGGCAACCCGGTTCCCAACGTTACCCTCTCAATAACCGCTTCCAGGGGTGAGTACACGGCAATCACCGGGGAGGATGGCACAGCGAAGCTCTCCGTGGATGCACTCGGTTACGGCCCAGTTTCCATCTCTGCAACTGCAGTGGGGTACGTGGGGGCAACGGCCACACTCGCTATAACCAGCATGTGGAGCCCTATAACGACCACGGGCTCCACCTATAAAACCACAACTAGCTCGTCTTCTACAACCACGCCTCTAACTTCCTCCACCCTTCCAACGACGACCACCCCCATCCCACCGAGCACTCCAAAGGGAAGCTCGCTGCCCGCTGAGGCTTTGGTACTTGGAGTTTCAGCGGCCATCTTGGTGGGGGGAATTTATCTCTCTTTCTTCCGTCCGCACATAATAGAAGAGGAGCTTGGTAGGTACTACTTCGTGAAGCTCAAGGCCCCCCGTCTGGTACCTCTCAAGGACTTCCACTGGGAAGGTCAGATGAACGCGGTGGAAGTCAGGGCGACAGAGGGAGATGCAAGGATAGAGGGCAACACAGTCATATGGGAAATAGAAGAGATGAAACCTGGTGAGGAGGCAGTTCTTCAGGTTGTCCTGGGATGA
- a CDS encoding Lrp/AsnC family transcriptional regulator — protein MMNKEELDTLDRSILRILQEDGRASYSEIARRIGVPESTVRLRVKKLVERGVIRKFAALINPFKAGYSIVAFIAVDVEPGRIKEAVEKLGKLPEVDVLGIATGAHDILMQVTVRDLQELEDFLIEKLGRIDGIKSTETSILTSVRKWGYARVF, from the coding sequence ATGATGAATAAGGAAGAGCTTGACACCCTCGACAGGTCAATACTCCGAATTCTCCAGGAGGACGGAAGGGCAAGCTACTCCGAGATCGCGCGGAGAATAGGAGTTCCAGAATCGACTGTGAGGCTGAGGGTTAAAAAGCTCGTTGAGAGGGGAGTTATACGAAAGTTTGCGGCACTTATAAACCCATTCAAGGCCGGTTATTCCATAGTGGCTTTCATAGCGGTTGATGTTGAACCTGGAAGAATAAAGGAGGCCGTTGAGAAGCTGGGGAAGCTGCCAGAGGTGGATGTCCTAGGAATAGCCACGGGGGCACACGACATCCTCATGCAGGTTACAGTCAGGGATTTGCAGGAGCTTGAGGACTTTCTAATCGAGAAGCTCGGGAGGATAGACGGCATAAAGAGTACTGAGACCTCCATCCTGACCAGCGTGAGGAAATGGGGCTATGCGAGGGTGTTTTAA
- a CDS encoding leucine/methionine racemase — protein sequence MDGHEDIVSRYSRVIARTSHVTYIPIVPYRAENAFVWDVNGRRYIDFLADAAVQNVGHNNPRVLEAIKNTANRLLHFTFIYGFPVEPLLLAEKLTEIAPFEGGKVAFGLSGSDANDGAIKFARAYTGRRSIIGYLRSYYGSTYGAMSITGLDFEVRSKVGQLSDVHFIPFPNCYRCPFGKEPGKCHMECVSFLKEKFEGEVHAEGTAALIGEAIQGDAGMVVPPENYFKKIKKLLDEHGILLVVDEVQSGLGRTGRWFAIEHFGVEPDIITLAKPLGGGLPISAVVGRAEIMGSLPPLGHAFTLAGNPVASAAALAVLEEIEERNLLKRAELLGNKAKKRLEGMKKKHDLIGDVRGLGLMLGVDLVKDRETKERAYEEAKKIVWRTYELGLIVAFLQGNVLRIEPPLTIEEEVLDEGLDKLEEAIEDVETGRVPDEVLKNVQGW from the coding sequence ATGGATGGACATGAGGATATTGTGAGCAGGTACTCTCGTGTTATCGCCCGCACTTCTCACGTTACGTACATCCCAATCGTCCCGTACAGGGCAGAAAACGCCTTTGTGTGGGACGTCAACGGGAGGAGATACATAGACTTTCTCGCTGATGCCGCCGTTCAGAACGTTGGGCACAACAACCCGCGGGTTCTCGAAGCGATAAAGAACACCGCGAACAGGTTACTCCACTTCACATTCATTTACGGGTTTCCGGTTGAGCCCCTCCTACTCGCCGAGAAGCTCACGGAGATAGCACCCTTTGAGGGGGGTAAAGTTGCTTTTGGGCTGAGCGGGAGCGATGCAAACGATGGTGCGATAAAGTTCGCCAGGGCATACACCGGTAGGCGCTCAATTATTGGCTACCTGAGGAGCTACTACGGCTCCACCTACGGCGCGATGAGCATAACCGGCCTCGACTTTGAAGTTCGGTCAAAGGTCGGCCAGCTCAGCGACGTTCACTTCATCCCGTTTCCAAACTGCTACCGCTGTCCCTTTGGCAAGGAGCCCGGAAAATGCCACATGGAATGCGTGTCTTTCCTGAAGGAGAAGTTCGAGGGAGAGGTTCACGCGGAAGGGACGGCTGCCTTGATTGGGGAGGCCATACAAGGTGACGCCGGGATGGTAGTGCCCCCTGAGAATTATTTCAAAAAGATCAAGAAGTTACTGGACGAACACGGCATCCTGCTCGTCGTTGATGAAGTTCAGAGCGGCCTGGGAAGAACGGGCAGGTGGTTTGCGATAGAGCACTTCGGTGTCGAGCCGGACATAATAACCCTCGCAAAACCCCTTGGAGGTGGACTGCCAATAAGCGCAGTGGTCGGAAGGGCCGAGATAATGGGCTCTCTCCCGCCTCTGGGACATGCGTTCACACTGGCTGGAAATCCCGTGGCAAGTGCGGCGGCCCTGGCGGTTCTTGAGGAGATAGAAGAGAGGAACCTCCTGAAGAGAGCGGAGTTGCTTGGTAACAAAGCGAAGAAACGGCTCGAGGGGATGAAAAAGAAGCATGACCTAATAGGAGATGTCCGCGGGCTGGGTCTTATGTTGGGCGTTGACCTCGTAAAGGACAGAGAGACAAAGGAAAGGGCCTATGAAGAGGCCAAAAAGATCGTCTGGAGGACTTACGAGCTAGGTCTGATCGTGGCCTTCCTCCAGGGCAACGTCCTGAGGATTGAGCCGCCCCTGACCATTGAGGAAGAGGTGCTTGATGAGGGATTGGACAAGCTCGAAGAGGCAATAGAGGACGTTGAGACGGGCCGTGTACCGGATGAAGTTCTCAAGAACGTGCAGGGGTGGTAA
- the nuoI gene encoding NADH-quinone oxidoreductase subunit NuoI: MPVRVVGEEKVKVKKSFVKPWMGIKYLFKKPVTIKIPYEKIEPAPKYRGFHTLDWKKCIGCNFCGQICPARAIEMTWIEVDGQMEKRPHPKVDYGRCTFCQFCVDVCPTGALGFSENYYLTTGGLEEDLQLYDWVPVHPDKLKELNEKFNDYRFPVERIKFNKETKEVTYYLRDGSKIEFKILGYGLRPPKLPAKPKSAAKPAEKKETKPAEKKEEPKTEEKKE; encoded by the coding sequence ATGCCCGTGAGAGTCGTTGGTGAGGAAAAGGTCAAGGTCAAGAAGTCATTCGTCAAGCCCTGGATGGGTATCAAGTACCTCTTCAAGAAGCCGGTCACGATAAAGATACCCTACGAGAAGATAGAGCCGGCGCCGAAGTACAGGGGCTTCCACACACTCGACTGGAAGAAGTGCATAGGCTGTAACTTCTGCGGTCAGATATGCCCGGCCAGGGCAATAGAGATGACCTGGATAGAAGTGGACGGCCAGATGGAGAAGAGACCGCACCCGAAGGTGGACTACGGCAGGTGTACGTTCTGCCAGTTCTGCGTTGACGTCTGCCCGACGGGAGCGCTCGGCTTCAGCGAGAACTACTACCTGACCACAGGTGGCCTCGAAGAAGACCTCCAGCTCTACGACTGGGTGCCCGTCCACCCGGACAAGCTTAAAGAGCTGAACGAGAAGTTCAACGACTACCGCTTCCCGGTCGAGAGGATAAAGTTCAACAAGGAGACGAAGGAAGTAACCTACTACCTCCGCGATGGTTCAAAGATAGAGTTCAAGATACTCGGCTACGGCCTCAGGCCGCCCAAACTGCCAGCAAAGCCAAAATCCGCCGCCAAACCTGCGGAGAAGAAAGAGACAAAGCCCGCGGAGAAAAAGGAAGAGCCCAAGACTGAAGAGAAGAAGGAGTGA
- a CDS encoding NADH-quinone oxidoreductase subunit D, whose translation MADLEVPKELKEEAKGHDMYLHPIDKDTYELFFGPQHMATENFSIILKMDGNRIERAIVNPGFLHRGFEKLSEHRPYFSNIALILRICVPESDVPENIYSMAVDEIVGWEVPDRAIWIRNVVLEMARMSSWLFWIMGFGNEIGLYTAGQWAAAYRERFMRLFEELTGGRVYHIYTVPGGVRRDIPGDKWLRQLRDTVEYIKSKMKDFDEILFDNYIMFERTEGVGVMDKKFALKHAVTGPNLRAVGVPYDVRKDDPYYLYDQLDFEVPILKEGDSLARTLVRRYEMEQDLYILEQLLDMGPPNGPHMVQDARLKALPRFKPPKGEAYAHVESTKGDFGAFVVSDGTHKPYRAHFRGPSQSHGVTVLEELLKGARLADVPVILKTLDNCPPDLDR comes from the coding sequence ATGGCTGATTTGGAAGTCCCGAAGGAACTTAAAGAAGAAGCAAAGGGACACGACATGTACCTCCACCCAATAGACAAGGACACCTACGAGCTGTTCTTTGGCCCGCAGCACATGGCCACCGAAAACTTCAGCATAATCCTAAAGATGGATGGAAACAGGATTGAGAGGGCGATAGTCAACCCCGGCTTCCTCCACAGGGGTTTCGAGAAGCTCTCCGAGCACAGGCCTTACTTCAGCAACATAGCCCTCATCCTGCGCATCTGCGTTCCTGAGAGTGACGTCCCAGAGAACATATACTCAATGGCCGTTGATGAGATCGTCGGCTGGGAGGTTCCGGACAGGGCTATCTGGATAAGGAACGTAGTCCTAGAGATGGCCAGGATGAGCTCATGGCTCTTCTGGATAATGGGCTTTGGAAACGAGATAGGCCTCTACACAGCCGGCCAGTGGGCGGCAGCCTACCGTGAGAGGTTCATGCGCCTCTTCGAGGAGCTCACCGGAGGAAGGGTCTACCACATCTACACCGTCCCCGGCGGTGTGAGGAGGGACATTCCAGGGGACAAGTGGCTTAGGCAGCTCAGGGATACCGTTGAATACATCAAAAGCAAGATGAAGGACTTCGACGAGATACTCTTCGACAACTACATCATGTTCGAGAGGACTGAGGGAGTTGGCGTTATGGACAAGAAGTTCGCCCTCAAGCACGCCGTAACCGGGCCAAACCTCCGCGCCGTCGGCGTTCCCTACGACGTCAGAAAGGACGACCCCTACTACCTCTACGACCAGCTCGACTTTGAAGTACCGATTCTCAAAGAAGGGGACAGCCTCGCAAGAACCCTCGTCAGGAGGTACGAGATGGAGCAGGACCTCTACATACTCGAACAGCTCCTCGATATGGGGCCGCCGAACGGGCCACACATGGTTCAGGATGCCAGGCTTAAGGCCCTTCCGAGGTTCAAACCGCCAAAGGGGGAGGCTTACGCACACGTCGAGTCGACCAAGGGCGACTTCGGGGCCTTCGTGGTCAGCGACGGAACCCACAAGCCCTACAGAGCACACTTCCGCGGTCCAAGCCAGAGTCACGGTGTCACAGTACTTGAAGAGCTCCTGAAGGGAGCGCGCCTCGCCGACGTCCCGGTCATATTGAAGACCCTTGACAACTGCCCGCCGGACCTGGACAGGTGA
- a CDS encoding NADH-quinone oxidoreductase subunit C, producing the protein MDMNEKPKVEEKVEEKVENAQPVEENKPELPDTTEGKLVEVLLEKAPYAEGEVIRKRRVKFTVPAERIHEFLELASEKFEMLMQISVVDWLKEGQFEVNYQLWSLSESVHAFVKTRIPRDDAKLPTVMDIWPVAETYEREAHEFFGIIFEGNPRLGPFILEPREYEKHPLRKDFNTLSYAKTIYGEDFDRFDESKTNYVI; encoded by the coding sequence ATGGATATGAACGAGAAGCCCAAGGTCGAGGAGAAGGTCGAGGAGAAGGTCGAGAACGCTCAGCCCGTTGAGGAGAATAAGCCGGAGCTTCCAGACACCACGGAAGGAAAGCTGGTGGAGGTGCTCCTTGAGAAGGCACCCTACGCCGAGGGAGAGGTAATTCGCAAGAGGCGCGTTAAGTTCACCGTTCCAGCCGAGAGGATACACGAGTTCCTTGAGCTCGCGAGCGAGAAGTTCGAGATGCTCATGCAGATAAGCGTCGTGGACTGGCTCAAAGAGGGCCAGTTCGAGGTGAACTACCAGCTCTGGAGTTTGAGCGAGAGCGTCCATGCGTTCGTGAAGACGAGAATACCAAGGGACGACGCGAAGCTCCCGACGGTCATGGACATCTGGCCAGTGGCGGAGACCTACGAGAGGGAAGCCCACGAGTTCTTCGGGATAATCTTCGAGGGCAACCCAAGGCTCGGACCCTTCATCCTTGAGCCGAGGGAGTACGAGAAGCACCCACTCAGGAAGGACTTCAACACACTCTCCTACGCCAAGACGATCTACGGCGAAGACTTCGACAGGTTCGATGAGAGTAAGACCAACTACGTGATATGA
- a CDS encoding NuoB/complex I 20 kDa subunit family protein, giving the protein MQNGDVIHYELKEFQVFEPLFRWARKKSLWIVAFCTGCGGIEMPPLANARYDFERFGIMINPSPRMGDLFLITGYVTPKTLKRIIITYEMMQDPKYILAHGSCPINGGVYWDSYNVVKQLDKYIPIDVAIAGCMPRAEAVMDGITTIMKKIENGEADGWKRYRENYEWYRKNQDELFGEGWREKDARRWLAWI; this is encoded by the coding sequence ATGCAAAACGGTGATGTTATACACTACGAACTGAAGGAGTTTCAGGTCTTCGAACCCCTCTTCAGGTGGGCGAGAAAGAAGAGCCTCTGGATAGTGGCGTTCTGTACGGGATGCGGCGGTATAGAGATGCCGCCGCTCGCCAATGCCCGCTATGATTTCGAGCGCTTCGGAATCATGATAAACCCCTCGCCAAGGATGGGCGACCTGTTCCTCATCACGGGCTACGTTACGCCGAAGACGCTCAAGAGGATAATCATAACCTACGAGATGATGCAGGACCCGAAGTACATACTGGCCCATGGTTCCTGCCCGATAAACGGTGGAGTCTACTGGGACTCCTACAACGTAGTTAAGCAGCTCGACAAGTACATACCAATTGATGTGGCCATAGCCGGTTGCATGCCGAGAGCAGAGGCAGTCATGGACGGAATAACCACCATCATGAAGAAGATAGAGAATGGAGAAGCCGACGGCTGGAAGCGCTATAGGGAGAACTACGAGTGGTACCGGAAGAACCAAGACGAGCTGTTCGGAGAGGGATGGCGTGAGAAGGACGCGAGGAGGTGGCTCGCATGGATATGA